Genomic DNA from Rhodoferax mekongensis:
GCCTCCAGAATTTTGCGCAACACATCCCGAGCCACGCTGCTGTGCTCGTAAACGGCAATCGTCTCCCCGTCCAGGGCGTTGGCACCAAAAAAACGGATGTAGCGATCCAGATACGCCTGCTCCACCCGCGGGTCAGGAGCGGGCAGTTTGGGCAGCGTGAGTTGCTTGGGCAGGCCCACCAGAAAGTCGAGCATGGCCCGCTCATCCGCCTTGGTGATCTCGCCGTCCTCCCGGTAAAACTTGATGCCGTTGCGGTCAAACGGAATGTGGCTGCCCGTGACCACAATCGCTGGCGAGCCACACTGCGCAGCGTACAAAGCCAGCGCTGGGGTGGGCAAGGCGCCACCGTAAATCACCGTCATGCCCAGGCTCTCGATGGCGGCTGCACATGCAGCTGCAATTTCCGGGCTGCTAGGGCGCAGGTCATGCCCCAGCACGATGGAGGTCGCTTTGGGCACCACCGCATTCAGGAAGGCCGTGGTGTAGGCGTGGCACAGGTCGGGCGTCATGTCGGCCACCTTGCCGCGTGCACCACTGGTGCCGAAGGCCACGCCGGACTGCGTGGCCATGTCTTGGAGGGTCAGTACTGTCATAACTACCCCGCTTGATCAGCGCCCGATCGCTTGGTACTCAATCCCCATGCTGCGGATCATCTTGGGGTCGTACAGGTTACGGCCGTCGAAGATGACCGGTTGCTTCAGCTTGGCCTTGATGGTGTCGAAGTCGGGGCTGCGGAACTCGCGCCACTCGGTCACGATGATGAGCGCATCCGCCCCCTCCAGTGCCGCGGTCTGGTTGTCGGCATAGCTCAGGCGGGCCTCATTGGGGAAGCAGTGTTGCGCCTCCTTCATGGCTACCGGGTCATAGGCCGTCACGGTGGCGCCCGCGTCCAGCAGGTCCTGAATCACATCCCGGCTAGTGGCCTTGCGCATGTCGTCGGTGTTGGCCTTGAAAGCCAAGCCCCACAGTGCAAAGTGCTTGCCTTTCAGGTCCGCACCAAAGCGCTGTAGTACCTTGCGACCCAGCACCCGTTTTTGCGCGTCGTTGGCTTCTTCAACTGCGTTCAACACCTTGAGGTTGATGCCCGCATCGGTTTGTGCAGTCTTGATGAGCGCCTGCACATCTTTGGGGAAGCACGACCCGCCATAACCCGCACCGGCATACAAAAAGTCATAGCCAATGCGCGGGTCAGAGCCAATGCCCTTGCGCACGTTTTCAATGTCGGCACCCAGCTTTTCGGCCAGGTTGGCCAGTTCGTTCATAAAGCTGATGCGGGTGGCCAGCATGGCGTTGGCGGCGTATTTGGTCAGCTCGGCACTGCGAATGTCCATCACGATCAAGCGGTCGTGGTTGCGCTGAATGGGGGCGTAGAGGGCGCGCATATTGAGCGCAGCTTGCTCGTCATCGCAGCCCACCACAATCCGGTCCGGCCGCATGAAGTCATCAATGGCAGCGCCTTCTTTCAAAAATTCGGGGTTGCTCACCACGCTGAAAGGCGTGTTCACCCCGCGCTTGGCCAGCTCGTCGGCAATG
This window encodes:
- a CDS encoding UDP-glucose dehydrogenase family protein, translating into MKITVIGTGYVGLVSGACFADVGNDVLCLDVDPAKIKILEDGGIPIYEPGLQEMVKRNVAAGRLHFTTDVEKAAHFGTVQFIAVGTPPDEDGSADMKYVIAAARNIGKYMTDYKVVVDKSTVPVGTADRVKAAIADELAKRGVNTPFSVVSNPEFLKEGAAIDDFMRPDRIVVGCDDEQAALNMRALYAPIQRNHDRLIVMDIRSAELTKYAANAMLATRISFMNELANLAEKLGADIENVRKGIGSDPRIGYDFLYAGAGYGGSCFPKDVQALIKTAQTDAGINLKVLNAVEEANDAQKRVLGRKVLQRFGADLKGKHFALWGLAFKANTDDMRKATSRDVIQDLLDAGATVTAYDPVAMKEAQHCFPNEARLSYADNQTAALEGADALIIVTEWREFRSPDFDTIKAKLKQPVIFDGRNLYDPKMIRSMGIEYQAIGR